One window from the genome of Calliopsis andreniformis isolate RMS-2024a chromosome 12, iyCalAndr_principal, whole genome shotgun sequence encodes:
- the Pasi1 gene encoding septate junction component pasiflora 1, with protein sequence MAVLKSCWSPFVWTNNVKTGCKAIAFYTIAISIILITLICYQLNGGDSSQLYNPLFEADVRGSMQVVGGFFILYFILLIISALLMMYGLREGIRGWLLPWLLLWFLGCLFQLVFGLWLVGGYYIYLEATFAAMCLWFWMSYNIYCWMAVLSMYNIFEESQSPNIELLWP encoded by the exons ATGGCTGTTTTAAAGTCCTGTTGGTCACCTTTTGTCTGGACGAATAATGTCAAGACAGGATGCAAAGCTATTGCTTTTTATACAATT GCCAtcagtataatacttattacaTTGATTTGTTATCAATTGAATGGAGGCGACTCAAGTCAATTGTATAATCCTCTGTTCGAAGCTGATGTCAGAGGAT ctatgCAAGTTGTTGGAGGTTTCTTCATCCTTTACTTCATCCTATTAATCATATCAGCGTTATTGATGATGTATGGACTAAGAGAAGGAATAAGAGGATGGTTACTCCCCTGGCTTCTATTATGGTTTCTTGGGTGCCTTTTTCAATTAGTATTTGGACTTTGGCTCGTAGGAGGTTACTACATCTAC CTTGAAGCAACTTTTGCAGCAATGTGTCTTTGGTTTTGGATGTCATACAAT ATTTACTGTTGGATGGCTGTCCTGTCCATGTACAACATATTTGAAGAATCACAGTCTCCGAACATAGAGCTTCTGTGGCCTTAA